The sequence CGCTGATGGCCGGCTCGCAGCTGCCGGGCTACGACCTCTACCTCACCGCCGCCGGCGACGACATCGCCGGCCTCACGCCGACGCTCTACGCCGCGGCTTCCGGTTCGCTGACCAGCTACAGCGGCGAGCTGGCCGCCGGCGACTGGCGCGTGCGGCTGACCACCGCCGGTACCAAGACGGTGGTGTACGACCGCACCGTCAACTTCGGCGCCAAGAGCGCCAGCACGCTGGTGCTGTACTCGTCCGGCAGCGCGGTGCTGCCGACGGTGATGCGCATGCGCTACGACGACGACAGCGCCGAGGCGCTGCCCAATACGCTGAGCCGGCTGCGGGTGGTGCAGGGCACGCCCGACGTGGCGGCGGCGCGGGTGGCGGTCGACGGCGCCACGATCTACCAGAGCGTGCCGTTCGCCGGCGTGACCAATTACGCGATCGTCGCGGCCGGCTCGCGCACGCTCGGCTTCGGCGACGAGAGCGGCGGCGCGCTGTTCACCACGCTCGACGCCGCGCTGGCGGCCGGCCGCGACTACTCGGTGTTCCTGCGCGGCACGGCTGGCGCGGCCTCGGCGCTGCTGCTGGAGGACGCCAACCTGCCGGTGTCGAGCACCCAGGTGCGCGGCCGCTTCGTCAACGCCGCGGCCGACGTGGCCGGCGCCGACGTGGTGGTCAACTACCAGCCGCTGGTCAGCGCGCTGGGCGGCGGCGCGGCCACCGCGCTCGACAGCCTCGAGGCGCTGGCCTATCCGCTGTCGTTCAGCAGCGGCGGCACGGCGCTGGCGGCGCTGACCACCGATACGCTGGCGGCCGGCGGCAGCTATACCTTCGCGCTGATCGGGGCGGGCGGGCAGTACCGGGCGGTGTACTACAAGACCAATTGAGGCGGCTGAACAGGCCGGGAATCATTCCCGACCTACGGCTTTCGCCGCGGAGGACGCCGAGGACGCGGAGGAAGGGCGCGCAATGGGTCTGCCCCGCTGCGTCCTCGGCGTCCTCCGCGGTAAAGCTTTTCCGATCGTACCGACAGGCTCGAGACAGCCTGGCTTCAGGCGCTCGCCAGCGCCTCGACCTCGGCGATGGTCTTGGGGATCGGCTTGCCCAGCACGCGGGCGCCGTCGGCCGTCACCAGCACGTCGTCCTCGATGCGGATGCCGCCGAAATCGGCGAACTGGCGCGCCACCGCGTAGTCGATCTGGCCGGCATGGCGGCCTTCGGCTTCCCAGCGCTCGATCAGCGCCGGGATGAAGTAGGCGCCCGGTTCCACCGTCACCACCCAGCCCTCGCGCAGCGGACGGCCCAGCCGCAGCGAGCGGCGGCCGAAGTCGGCGCTGCGCGTCACGCCTTCGCCGTAGCCGACGCGGTCCTCGCCGAGGCCTTCCAGGTCGTGCACGTCGAGCCCGATCAGGTGGCCCAGGCCGTGCGGGAACACCAGCGCATAGGCGCCGCTGGCCACCACCTCGGCGGCGTCGCCGCGGAACAGCCCGAGCGGCGCCAGGCCCTCGACCAGCACCCGCGCGGCCAGGTCGTGCACTTCGCGGTAGGGCACGCCCGGCTTCATCGCGGCGATGGCGGCCAGCTGGGCGTCGAGCACCGCCTGGTAGACCACCTTCTGCCGCTCGTTGAAGCGGCCGCCGACCGGGATGGTGCGGGTGATGTCGCTGGCGTAGTGCAGCGGGCTCTCGGCGCCGGCGTCGTTGACCACCAGGTCGCCCGACTTCAGCACATGGCCGTGGCCATGGTTGTGCAGGATGTGGCCGTCGCGGCTGAAGATGATGTTGTAGGCCAGCGCCCGGCCCTGGCTCGCGGCCAGGCCCTGCATCAGGCCGACGATCTCCTGCTCGCGCACGCCCGGCCGGGCCGAGCGCAGCGCCAGGAGGTGCATGCGGTAGGCGATCTCGAGCGCGTTCTCCATCTCGGCGATCTCGGCCGCCGACTTGACCGCGCGCAGCTCGATCACCGCGCGCGCCAGCGCATCGGATGCGCCGGCGTCGATCGCCGCCACCGGCTGGTCGAGCAGCGCGGCCAGCTGGATGCGCTGCTCGCCGCGGTAGGGCGGCAGGTAGTGCACGCTGCGGCCCTGGCCGCGCGCGGCGGCGATCGCGCCGGCCAGCGCGGCGAGGCCCTCGGTGCGCGCGACCGCGACCTCGGCCGCCTGTTCGGCCAGCGTCGGCAGCGGGCCGGTCCAGACGATGCTGTCGAGCCCGCCGTCGTCGCCGAACAGCACGGCTTCGCCGCTGTCGGCGTCGATCAGCGCGGCGAGGCCGGGCAGGTCGAGGCCGAAGAAGTAGAGGAAGCTCGAATCCTGCCGGAACGGGTAGATGTTGTCGGTGTAGTTGAACGGGCTGTCGACGTTGCCGATCAGCAGGATCAGGCCGGAACCCACCTTCTGGGCGAGTTCGGCGCGGCGGGCGCGGTAGGTGTCGGGAGAGAACATGGAATGCTCGCGGGCTGGGGTAGGCGCGCATGATCCCAGAGCCGCCGGCAAATGTGGATAGCCGCTGCGCCGGCGCGGCCCCCGCAGCCGTTCGCCGCAACAATTCTTTTTGCCTGGCCCGGCCGCTGGGCGGATTAAAATCCCGGCTTTCCGCAGCGCAACAAATCGCGCCCTTCCTCGCCCAAGAAAACAGGACGACCGCCATGCCCGTGAATCTCGCCGCTCCCGATCCTTCCACCCTGCACGCCGTGCCCGGCGTGACGCTCGGCATCGCCTCGGCCGGCATCAAGCGACCGGGCCGCAAGGACGTGCTGGTGATGAAGCTGGCGGACGGCGCCCGCGTGGCCGGCGTGTTCACCCGGAACCGCTTCTGCGCCGCCCCGGTGCAGCTGTGCCGCGAGCACCTGGCCGCCGCCCAGCCGCGCGCGCTGGTGGTCAACACCGGCAATGCCAACGCCGGCACCGGCCTCGACGGCCGCCGGCGCGCCCAGGCGGTGTGCGATGCGCTGGCCGGCCTGCTCGATGCGCCGCGCGAGGCGATCCTGCCGTTCTCGACCGGCGTGATCCTCGAGCCCTTGCCGGTCGACAAGATCGTCGCCGCGCTGCCGGCCGCGGTCGCCGCGCTGGCGCCGGCCAACTGGGCCGAGGCGGCCGAGGCGATCATGACCACCGACACGGTGGCCAAGGCCGCCAGCCGCCAGGTCGCCATCGGCGGCGCCACCGTCACCGTGACCGGCATCGCCAAGGGCGCCGGCATGATCCACCCGAACATGGCCACCATGCTCGGCTACGTCGCCACCGACGCGATCGTGGCCCAGCCCTTGCTGCAGGCCATCGTCAAGCACGCGGCCGACCGCTCGTTCAACTGCATCACCATCGACGGCGACACCTCGACCAACGACAGCTTCATGCTGGTCGCCAGCGGCCAGACCGGCGACGCCATCCTCGACGCCGACGGCGCCGACTACCTGGCGCTGCGCGACGCGGTGACCGCGGTGGCGCAGGAACTGGCCCAGGCCATCGTGCGCGACGGCGAGGGCGCCACCAAGTTCATGACCGTGCAGGTCGAGGGCGGCCGCGACGAGAGCGAATGCAAGGCGGTCGGCTACGCGATCGGCCGCTCGCCGCTGGTGAAGACCGCCTTCTTCGCTTCCGACCCCAACCTGGGCCGCATCCTGGCTGCGATCGGCTACGCCGGCATCGACGATCTCGACGTCGACAAGCTCGACCTCTACCTCGACGACGTGCTGGTCGCCACCGGCGGCGGCCGCAACCCGGCCTACCGCGAGGAAGACGGCCAGCGCGTGATGGCCAAGGCCGAGATCCTGATCCGCGTGCTGCTGAACCGCGGCGAGACGGCGGCCACGGTGTGGACCTGCGATTTCTCTTACGACTACGTCAAGATCAACGCGGACTACCGCACATGAGCATGGTCGAGCTGCGGCCGATGGCGCCGGAGGAGGTCGAGCGGCTGCGCGGCGTCAGCGTGGCCGAGTTCGCCGACGAGGCGGTGCGCCATGGCCGCTGGACCGCGGCCTCGCGCGACGAGCGCGAAGCGCAGATGCGTGGGCGCCTGCCCAGGACGGCCGAGGCCGGCGACCATTACCGCGAGGTGGTGTGCGACGGCGCGGTGATCGGCCGGCTGTGGTACAGCCTGGTGGCCGACGAGGCCTACCTGTTCGACATCCTGATCGAGCCGGCTTGGCGCGGCCGCGGCCTGGGCCGCGCCGCGATGGCGGCCTTCGAGGCGGAAGCGCGGACGCTCGGCGCGCGCCAGCTGGCGCTCAACGTGTTCGTCGGCAATGCCGGCGCACGCGGCCTGTACGAGGCGCTCGGCTATGGCGCGATCAGCCAGCAGATGGTGAAAGCCTTGTGATTCGCACTGCTATCGATGTCGGCTCAGTCTTCGGTGCGGCACCCGGCGGAGCCGGGCGTTCATAGGAGGCTTGGGCCCGGGCTGCGGCTTTCCCTGTTTCATCCCGACTCCCCCGCCCTCGCCGCCGCTCTTTGGTGATCGTGAATCAGATCGTGCAGCGCTGATCGTGGGCGGCGGTATTGCACTACAGCGTGTCGGGGTATCTAATTCCTTACGTATGCTCACTTCGTAAGGAGTCGCCATGTACACCGCCACCGTGACGAGCAAGGGCCAGACCACCATCCCGGCCGAGCTGCGCGAGCGGCTCGGCATCGAGCCCGGCACCAAGCTGGTCTTCACCGTGCTGCCCGATGGGCGGGTGGTGATGCGCGTCAAGAATCGCTCGATCCTCGACCTGGCCGGCATGCTGGGCTCCCCGCCGAGCGGGCCGAAGACGCTCGAGCAGATGGATGCCGAGATTGGCATCGACCGCGGCAGGTAAGACGAATGATCGGCCTCGACACCAATGTGCTGCTGCGTCTCCTGGTCGTCGACGATGAAGCGCAGACCCGCACGGCCAAGCGTCTGCTGGCGGATGCCATCGCGCGCGGCGAGCCGATGTACTGCAATCTGTTGGTGCTGGCCGAATTTGCCTGGGTGCTGAGCCGTTCCTACGGCTACGACCGCGGCCGGGTCGCCGAAGCGATCGACGCGCTGCTCAATGTGGCGCTGCTCGAGATCGAACGCGACGACCTGATCGAGGCCGCGTTGGCCGATGCCATCCGCCACAATGCCGACTTCGCCGACGCCCTGATCGGCTGTATCAACCGCGAGGCCGGCTGCGCCGCGACCTGGACCTTCGATCGCCGCGCGACCCGTCTCGCCACCCATACCTTGCTGACCTGATTTGATTCCATGTCCACGCTCGAATCCCTGCTGCAACGCCTCGACGCCCTGCTGCCTCCACTCGACCGCCAACCCGACTGGACCGCGCCCGCCTTCCGCTGGCGCAAGCGCTCGGTGCTCGGCGTCGCGGCCGGCTGGCTCGAGGCCGTCCACCAGCCGCACCGCATCCGCCTCTGCGACCTGCAGAACGTCGAACCGCAGAAGGCCGAGATCGACCGCAACACGCGCCAGTTCGTCGAGGGCCGGCTGGCCAACAACGTGCTGCTGACCGGTGCGCGCGGCACCGGCAAGTCGTCGCTGGTGAAGGCGGTGCTCAACGAATACATGGACCGCGGCCTGCGCCTGGTCGAGGTCGACAAGGACGAGCTGCACGAACTGGCCGACCTGGTCGCGCTCTTGGCGCCGCGGCCCGAGAAATTCATCGTGTTCTGCGACGACCTGAGCTTCGAGGAGGGCGAGGGCGGCTACAAGGCGCTCAAGTCGGTGCTCGACGGCAGCGTCTCGGCCCAGAGCGGCAACGTGCTGATCTACGCGACCTCGAATCGCCGCCACCTGCTGCCCGAGTATTTCGACGAGAACGCCCGCACCCGCCACGTCGACGGCGAGATCCATCCGGCCGACAGCGTCGAGGAGAAGATCAGCCTGTCCGAGCGTTTCGGCCTGTGGCTGAGCTTCTACCCGTTCAGCCAGGACGAGTACCTGGCCGCCGCGCGTCATTGGCTGGCCGAATTCGGCCTGAGCGCTTGGAACGAGGCGACCGAGCGCGCCGCGCTCAACTGGGCGCTGGGCCGCGGCTCGCGCTCGGGCCGGGTGGCCTGGCAGTTCGCCCGCGACTGGGCCGGGCGGCAGGCCTGATGCCGGTGCTGAAGCGCCTGGCGATCGGCGCCGCGCTGGCCCTGGTCGCGGGGATCGGCTACGGCTGGTTCAAGGGCGATGGCGTTGCGGTGGCCGCCGTGGGTCCGCAGGCATCGGCGGCCGCGGCTTCGGCAGCCGTGCCGGCGCCAATCGCTTCGGCGGATGTCGGCGCGGGGGCCGCAGTCCCGACCGATGCGCCGTCTTCGAAGCTGCCGCCGGCGGTGCAGGCGCTGTTCCACGCGCCGGACCTGTACGCCGTCCACCTGCGCTACCGCGACAGCGGCAAGCCGGAGGAACTCTACGCCGCCTGGCGCGCCATCGACGTCTGCGGGCGGATGGCCAAAGGCCTGCGCGCCGGCAAGTCGGCCGATGCGCTGACCCGCGATCCGGACGGCGAGCGGCCGACCTACCACGAGGAGCCGAAGCTGCAGCAGGCGATGGAGCGCCTGCGCGCGCCGCATCTGGCGCGCTGCCGCGGCTTCGTCGAACTGGCCGATGCCGGCAGGGTGCGGGCCGAGCTGATCCGCCGCGCCGCCGCGCTCGGTTCGCTGCCGGCGCGGCTGTCGCTGTCGCGGCCGCCGAACCCCAAGCGCGATCCCGAGCGCTTCGCCGCCTGGCAACAGGATTTCCGCCGGCTGGCGGCCGAGGCGCTTAGCGGCGGCGACCCGCTGGCGCTGTGGACGCTGGCCGAGCACAACGGCGGCTTCGTGCCGGCGCTGGACTACGCTGTGGTCCGGCAGCAGGAAAAGGACCGGCTGGCGCTGCTGGACCGGCTGGTGCCCGGCATGGGCGCGGCCTTCGCGCCGCGCCAGGATGCCGACTACCGCAGCGAGCGCGCACTGGTGCAGCAGGCCTTCGCCGCCGTGCTGCGCGAACGGGCGGTGCAGGGCGGTTACGACCTCGGCCCGCGATCCAGCGCCGCGATGCTGTATTGCGAGCGGCACAGCTATGTGCAATGCGGCGATGCGCGCGGCCTGCGGCAGCGTCTCGACCTCGGCGACCGCGACCTGGCCATCCGCCGCTTCAAGGCGGCTGGCCACAGCGATGCGGCGGTGGCGGAGGTGCTGCGCGCCGTCGACCAGCAGGCGCGCGACGAGGACGCGCGCCATGCGCAGCTGAAGCGGATGCTGGACGAAGCGATCGAACGCGGCGATTTCGGCCCGCTCGGCCTCGGGGAACGGCTGATCTAGGCGTAGGCCTGAATTCGCCGGCGCTGCGCCGGACGTCAATACGGACGGGCACCCGGAGCGATCCGGCTGCCCGTCGTCATTGAAGCCACGGCGGCAGCGATGCCGCCGCCGCGGAGAAGCGCCGGCCTCAGATCCCGGCCTGGCTCGCCATCTTCGCCAGCGTGCCGTCCTTCTGCATCGCCTCCAGCCCCTGGTTCAGCGCCTTGAGCTTCTTGTCGTGGTCCGGCGCCTTGCGCGAGATCGCCACGTAGAGCGGCAGCTTGTCGACCGCCGGCTCGATCCAGCCGACCTGGCCCTTGGCCGCGGCGGCCGAGGTATCGAGCAGGTGGCGCGCCACGCCCTTGTCGATCAGCACCAGGTCGACCCGGCCGGCGCCGAGCTTGAGCAGGTTGGTGCTGTCGTCGACCACCTCGGTGGTGCGCAGCTTGGCCTCCTCGAAGGCCTGCGGATTGGCGTAGCCGCGCACGGTGCCGATGCTGTAGTTCTTCAGGTCCGCCAGCGACTTGTAGGCGATGGCCTTGTCGTTGCGCTTGTAGAAGCCGATCTGGTTCGAGCCCAGCGGCTCGGAGAACAGGAACCACTGCTCGCGTTCCTTGTTGCGCCAGATGCCGATCACGCCGTCGGCCTGGCCTTCCTTGCCGTCGTCGAGCGCGCGCGCCCACGGCAGCACCGAGACCTTGGCGGTGTAGCCGCCGCGCTTGAAGGCCTCGGTCGCGATCGCCACGATCACGCCGCCCTGCGGCAGGCTGGCGCTCATATAGGGCGGGTAGTCGGTGGTGGTCAGGTTGACCGTGTCGGCGGCCAGCGCCGGCACGAGCGATGCGCCGAGCACGGCGGCGGCGAGGAAGGGCAGGGCGTGGCGGGCGAACATGGCGGCCTCCTTGGCGGTCCGGACGTCCTTCGTGTTAGTTTCGCCGCTTCCCCAAATCAAGCCGAGCCGCCAGTCGCGCCGCATTTTATTGATGCGCCGCACCGCGGTCCGTGCTCGGGCCGGTGGCCTGGCAATTCGCAACTGTCTCGGGAGACGGACATGAGACCCAGATC is a genomic window of Chitinimonas koreensis containing:
- a CDS encoding GNAT family N-acetyltransferase; the encoded protein is MSMVELRPMAPEEVERLRGVSVAEFADEAVRHGRWTAASRDEREAQMRGRLPRTAEAGDHYREVVCDGAVIGRLWYSLVADEAYLFDILIEPAWRGRGLGRAAMAAFEAEARTLGARQLALNVFVGNAGARGLYEALGYGAISQQMVKAL
- a CDS encoding DUF4397 domain-containing protein encodes the protein MLGLGAALLGLAGCNVKGDDGDSIHPNIRVVNLLPDQATVDVLLNDSEKFSDVGFGTATRYQDNPWATYTVEVNSAAGSQLGSFSLATDQGGHHTVYLYGSGSKLSYSIVGEGSQSVTDGKFVVRTLMAGSQLPGYDLYLTAAGDDIAGLTPTLYAAASGSLTSYSGELAAGDWRVRLTTAGTKTVVYDRTVNFGAKSASTLVLYSSGSAVLPTVMRMRYDDDSAEALPNTLSRLRVVQGTPDVAAARVAVDGATIYQSVPFAGVTNYAIVAAGSRTLGFGDESGGALFTTLDAALAAGRDYSVFLRGTAGAASALLLEDANLPVSSTQVRGRFVNAAADVAGADVVVNYQPLVSALGGGAATALDSLEALAYPLSFSSGGTALAALTTDTLAAGGSYTFALIGAGGQYRAVYYKTN
- a CDS encoding ATP-binding protein, with the translated sequence MSTLESLLQRLDALLPPLDRQPDWTAPAFRWRKRSVLGVAAGWLEAVHQPHRIRLCDLQNVEPQKAEIDRNTRQFVEGRLANNVLLTGARGTGKSSLVKAVLNEYMDRGLRLVEVDKDELHELADLVALLAPRPEKFIVFCDDLSFEEGEGGYKALKSVLDGSVSAQSGNVLIYATSNRRHLLPEYFDENARTRHVDGEIHPADSVEEKISLSERFGLWLSFYPFSQDEYLAAARHWLAEFGLSAWNEATERAALNWALGRGSRSGRVAWQFARDWAGRQA
- a CDS encoding aminopeptidase P family protein, which encodes MFSPDTYRARRAELAQKVGSGLILLIGNVDSPFNYTDNIYPFRQDSSFLYFFGLDLPGLAALIDADSGEAVLFGDDGGLDSIVWTGPLPTLAEQAAEVAVARTEGLAALAGAIAAARGQGRSVHYLPPYRGEQRIQLAALLDQPVAAIDAGASDALARAVIELRAVKSAAEIAEMENALEIAYRMHLLALRSARPGVREQEIVGLMQGLAASQGRALAYNIIFSRDGHILHNHGHGHVLKSGDLVVNDAGAESPLHYASDITRTIPVGGRFNERQKVVYQAVLDAQLAAIAAMKPGVPYREVHDLAARVLVEGLAPLGLFRGDAAEVVASGAYALVFPHGLGHLIGLDVHDLEGLGEDRVGYGEGVTRSADFGRRSLRLGRPLREGWVVTVEPGAYFIPALIERWEAEGRHAGQIDYAVARQFADFGGIRIEDDVLVTADGARVLGKPIPKTIAEVEALASA
- a CDS encoding PIN domain-containing protein, which codes for MIGLDTNVLLRLLVVDDEAQTRTAKRLLADAIARGEPMYCNLLVLAEFAWVLSRSYGYDRGRVAEAIDALLNVALLEIERDDLIEAALADAIRHNADFADALIGCINREAGCAATWTFDRRATRLATHTLLT
- the argJ gene encoding bifunctional glutamate N-acetyltransferase/amino-acid acetyltransferase ArgJ, giving the protein MPVNLAAPDPSTLHAVPGVTLGIASAGIKRPGRKDVLVMKLADGARVAGVFTRNRFCAAPVQLCREHLAAAQPRALVVNTGNANAGTGLDGRRRAQAVCDALAGLLDAPREAILPFSTGVILEPLPVDKIVAALPAAVAALAPANWAEAAEAIMTTDTVAKAASRQVAIGGATVTVTGIAKGAGMIHPNMATMLGYVATDAIVAQPLLQAIVKHAADRSFNCITIDGDTSTNDSFMLVASGQTGDAILDADGADYLALRDAVTAVAQELAQAIVRDGEGATKFMTVQVEGGRDESECKAVGYAIGRSPLVKTAFFASDPNLGRILAAIGYAGIDDLDVDKLDLYLDDVLVATGGGRNPAYREEDGQRVMAKAEILIRVLLNRGETAATVWTCDFSYDYVKINADYRT
- a CDS encoding substrate-binding periplasmic protein, coding for MFARHALPFLAAAVLGASLVPALAADTVNLTTTDYPPYMSASLPQGGVIVAIATEAFKRGGYTAKVSVLPWARALDDGKEGQADGVIGIWRNKEREQWFLFSEPLGSNQIGFYKRNDKAIAYKSLADLKNYSIGTVRGYANPQAFEEAKLRTTEVVDDSTNLLKLGAGRVDLVLIDKGVARHLLDTSAAAAKGQVGWIEPAVDKLPLYVAISRKAPDHDKKLKALNQGLEAMQKDGTLAKMASQAGI
- a CDS encoding AbrB/MazE/SpoVT family DNA-binding domain-containing protein — protein: MYTATVTSKGQTTIPAELRERLGIEPGTKLVFTVLPDGRVVMRVKNRSILDLAGMLGSPPSGPKTLEQMDAEIGIDRGR